The Stigmatella ashevillena genomic sequence GAGCCTCCCGGGACTGGCGGCCCTGGAGGCCGCGCGGCTCCAGGGGCCCCAGGCGCGAGCGTTCATGGCGAGAGCCATGCAGCGCGCGGCGCTGGAGCAGGGCGTGAACGTGTCGCGTCCGGACGTGGTGTTCGAACTGGCGAGCCGCGTGGGGCTGTCGATGAACGACTTCTCCGCGGCGTTCCACTCGGAGGAGACGCGCCGGCTGATCCTCGACGAGCACCGGCTGGCCTCGAGCCGCGGCGTGCGCGGCGTCCCCACCGTCATCATCGGCGGCCGGTGGATGGTCTGCGGGCTGCGCGAGGTGTCCGAGTACCGCGAGCACATCCTGGCCTGCATGGGGAAGATCGTCACCCCGCGCTCGGGCGGCTCGTCCGAGCGGTTGGTGCACTGAGCGGGTGCGGGTGAGGGCTCCTGCGCGAGGAGCCCTCCGCGCTCAGCCGCGCGCCTCTGCGCCGGGGCGCAGCGACAGGTAGAGCGCCGCCATCAGCAGGTAGCTCAACCCCAGCGCGGGAATGATGCCCACGCAGCACGCCAGCATCCCCGCGAGGATGATCAGCCCGTTCACGAGCGAGAAGCCAAAGACGGGGAGCCGCTGGCCGCGCATGTTGGCGTAGCAGTTGCGCAAGGCCCGCAGGGGCGAGGGACGGTCCTCGTAGGCCAGCTCGCCCTGGATCAGGTAGAGAGGCAGGAAGAGGTAGATCATCACGGGCAGGAACAGCAGCCCCACGACCCCCGCGGCGATGATGCGCGACGGCTCCCACTCCATCTGCACCAAGGAAGAGGGAAGGACGCCTCCGGGCACGATGATCAGGAACAAGACCACGCCCAGGACCCCGAACACCGCGAGCACCGCCAGGGCGATCAACAGCAACGTGCCCAGGTAGGCCCCGGTCTTGTGAAACTGGCTGAACAGCGTGGCGATGTCCGCCCGGCGCCCGTGGAGCACGTCGAACAGCATCCGCATGAGGCCCAACCCCAGGACGCCCTGCACCACGTTCTGCACGAAGAACGAGGCCACGATCAGAACGACCGAGAGCGCAGAGCTGTCCAGCGCATCGCCCAGAAGGGGCAGGATGTTGGAGATGAGCTGCGCGATGAGGGTGATGCCCATGAAGACGAGCACGCCCAACGAGAGCATCACCCACTGGCGCTTGAAGATCTCAAAGCAGTGGTCCCACAGCCCGCTGACGCTCCAGGTGTCACGGTTGAACGGAAACTCCCGCCCGCTCCCCTGCCGAGCCCGGCAGGTGGGGCAACTGGACTGGGTTCCCCCCTCGGTGCACGTGGCACACATGAAATTGCCGCACCGCATGCAGGTGCGCTGGGCCAGCAACTCCGGATGCAGGGCGCAATGCGCGCCTGCCTGGTGACCCCCGCCCCAATCCGTCTCCGACATCCGCTCTCCCTCGCGCCCGACCGGGACCGTCCCCTCGGAAGCCCGCGCGTAAGTCCCCTATATCCCAGGGATTACCGTGGTCTCCAGGGGGTGGGCACCGACTCAGAGGTCCTGGGGGAGCCCCCGTCCCCGTCCAGGGGAAGACCTCTGAATTTCTTCGCGATCTGTGCGTCTGCACG encodes the following:
- a CDS encoding DsbA family oxidoreductase, encoding MKTLLPKTLQITVYQDVLCAWCYIADMRLETLRHEFGDAVRWRVRPYPLRVQDTLPTERELRGLSEEVKRASHEPEPVARSLSTDLWLGGDPPRSSLPGLAALEAARLQGPQARAFMARAMQRAALEQGVNVSRPDVVFELASRVGLSMNDFSAAFHSEETRRLILDEHRLASSRGVRGVPTVIIGGRWMVCGLREVSEYREHILACMGKIVTPRSGGSSERLVH